A genomic window from Rhizobium sp. EC-SD404 includes:
- a CDS encoding indolepyruvate oxidoreductase subunit beta family protein, giving the protein MTIHRLPDLPTDGVDATTSIIKIAILAVGGQGGGVLTDWVIDLAESAGYRAQSTSVAGVAQRTGATIYYVEMAPDTGRDPIFSLSPAPGDVDILIAAELMEAGRAVMRGFVTPDRTTLIASAHRVLAVSEKIVPGDGRADSPGVTEAVAAAAHRLVCFDMEQVAVDAGSVISSSLFGALAGSGALPFERDAYEATIRRSGRGVEASLRAFNAACDLALAGGKTPSVAVPEAVKAEARDPEGPEALVSEWRTLRNMIGDLPAPVQDMAGRGLRKVVDYQDLAYGRDYLDHLKKVIATDDAAHEWRLSIEAAKYIANAMVYDDIIRVADLKTRASREARLRREQGIGGDAIAHVTEYFHPRMQEICGTLPVRLGRWIENSPRVFGALDKVFNRGRRIRTDGIVGFGMLYGIATLKPARRRLLRHEVEMKHMTQWLETALSVRDINYDLAVEVLKCRRLIKGYSDTHERGLSKYRRVMDGLPMIRHREDAADWLRRLREAALLDEEGKALDGALKTIETL; this is encoded by the coding sequence ATGACCATTCACCGCCTCCCCGACCTCCCGACCGATGGCGTGGACGCCACGACATCGATCATCAAGATCGCAATCTTGGCCGTCGGCGGCCAGGGCGGCGGCGTGCTCACCGATTGGGTGATCGATCTGGCCGAAAGTGCCGGCTATCGCGCGCAGTCGACATCGGTCGCAGGCGTCGCCCAGCGCACCGGGGCGACGATCTATTACGTCGAAATGGCGCCCGACACCGGACGTGACCCGATCTTCTCGCTGAGCCCTGCTCCCGGCGACGTCGATATCCTCATCGCCGCGGAACTCATGGAAGCCGGGCGCGCCGTCATGCGCGGCTTCGTGACGCCGGATCGCACGACGCTGATCGCCTCGGCCCACCGGGTCCTCGCAGTTTCCGAGAAGATCGTGCCAGGCGATGGCCGCGCGGACTCACCTGGCGTGACGGAAGCCGTTGCCGCCGCCGCACATCGCCTCGTCTGCTTCGACATGGAGCAGGTCGCGGTCGATGCTGGCAGCGTGATTTCGTCCAGCCTGTTCGGAGCCCTTGCCGGCAGCGGCGCCCTGCCCTTCGAGCGCGACGCCTACGAGGCGACCATCCGGCGTTCCGGCCGCGGCGTCGAGGCGAGCCTGCGGGCGTTCAATGCCGCGTGCGACCTTGCGCTTGCAGGCGGAAAGACACCGTCGGTCGCCGTTCCCGAAGCGGTGAAAGCCGAAGCGCGCGATCCGGAAGGTCCCGAAGCGCTGGTTTCCGAATGGCGCACGCTGCGCAACATGATCGGCGACCTCCCTGCTCCCGTGCAGGACATGGCCGGTCGTGGTCTACGCAAGGTCGTGGACTACCAGGATCTCGCCTACGGCCGAGACTATCTCGACCATCTCAAGAAGGTCATCGCTACCGACGATGCTGCGCATGAATGGCGGCTGTCGATCGAGGCCGCCAAATACATCGCCAACGCGATGGTCTATGACGACATCATTCGCGTGGCCGACCTCAAGACCCGTGCGAGCCGCGAAGCGCGGCTGCGGCGCGAACAGGGGATCGGCGGCGACGCCATCGCCCATGTGACGGAGTATTTTCATCCGCGCATGCAGGAAATCTGCGGCACGTTGCCTGTCCGGCTCGGACGCTGGATCGAGAACAGCCCAAGGGTGTTCGGCGCCCTCGACAAGGTGTTCAACCGCGGCCGCCGCATCCGCACCGACGGCATCGTCGGCTTCGGCATGCTCTACGGGATTGCGACCTTGAAGCCCGCGCGACGACGCCTGCTCCGCCACGAGGTGGAGATGAAGCACATGACGCAATGGCTGGAAACGGCGCTGTCGGTCCGCGACATCAATTACGATCTGGCCGTCGAGGTGCTGAAATGCCGGCGCCTGATCAAGGGATATTCCGACACGCACGAGCGCGGCCTGTCGAAGTACCGACGCGTCATGGACGGTCTGCCGATGATCCGCCACCGGGAGGATGCGGCCGACTGGCTGCGGCGTCTGCGCGAAGCCGCCCTTCTCGACGAGGAAGGCAAGGCCCTGGATGGCGCTCTGAAAACGATCGAGACGCTCTAA